The sequence AACAATAAAAcagaacataaactctggcaagtccagggatgaggggtttgggaggggactctgggctgggccagggggttgcagtggggggtggggtgcagggtccTGGCAGCACTTACTGCTGCTCTGAGGAAGCAGCCGCCAGATCCCTGGGGCCTCTAGGCGCGTGGGCAGCCAAGTGGCTCTGTGTGGTGAGTGCTGCCTTCGCACCCGCAGGCAGAgccgcctgcagctcccgttggtcacagttcccagccaataggagctgcagagctggtactcaatgcacagtcaacctgtggaacactttgccagaggactttgtgaaggccaagactataacagggttcaaaaaagaactaggtaaattcatggaggataggtccatcaatggctattaggcaggatgggcacggatggtgtccctagcctctgtttgccagaagccgggaatgggtgacaggagtggatcacttgatgattccctgttctgttcattccctctggggcattggccactgtaagaagacaggatactgggctagatggacctttggtctgacccagtatggccattcttatgtacttggggcaggggcagtgcgtgaagcctccctggccacccatgcatcTAGGGGCCGCAAGGACCTGgtagccgcttccaggagccatgcggaGCTAAGGCAAGCAGGGATCCTGCCTTCGCCCTGGGCCACCGCTGTaccactgaccagacttttaatggcctggtcggtggtgctgatCGGAGCCACCAGTGTCCCCTTTCGACTAGGTGTTCTGAAAACCTGGAGGAAATCAATagacagaaggtttaaaacaaataaaaggaagtacatcttcacacaatgcacagtcagcctgcaGCACCTGGTGTCCTGCatctagttctgggcaccacattttaggaaagatggaGACAAACTgtagagaatccagagaagagcaacaaaaatgatacatggtGTCAAAAATctggcctatgaggaaaggtttaaaaaaactggacatgtttagttttgagaaaagaaggcaGAGAGGGGGACCAGATAATAGCCatcaaatacattaagggctgttctaaagaggacggggatcaattgttctccatgtccactgaaggtcgGACTAGAAGTAATGGGcctaatctgcaacaagggagattcaggttagaatatgaaaaatcttcctaactctcaggggaGTTGAGTTCTGCAATAGGCCTCCAAGGGAGGTTgaggaatccccgtcactggaggtttttaagaccaggctggacaaacacctgccagggctgCTCTGgatttacttggccctgcctccgtgcaggggcctggactagatgacctctcgaggtcccttccagccccacatgtCCACAATTCTAACAGTGTTGGTCAGCACGATGAGCAGTGGCGTCAGGACACCAGGACCCACAAGCAACcgtacaataacaaaccagtctGCAACAGAGGATAGCAATTTCTAATGGCCAAGGCGTTGTTGCTATAAACCACTGACACTGGATGGGATGGAGAATTGCTACATGCCAGTGCCATACAGAGCCCAAGCCTCGTATGTCTCTGATTCAGCTACAGTGACATCAGCTCCACAGGGGTTTCCAAGAGGAGCATAAATACCCTGTGTGCCTCAGCTCCTTTCACGCAATGCCTGAACTAAAGACAGTCTCCTCGCTGCCCTGGCCAAGTGAGCTGGATCAGAATTATCTCAGTAGTGTTTCTAAGAGCCGCTCTGGACACTTTACATCTTGCCAGGGACTATTAAAGGACTGTAAGTAGTCTCTGGattttttaggtgacagatctgagaaactgtcccagattgaggtatcattagagaaggtttgggaacaaactgataaactaaacagcaataagtcaccaggaaaagataggattcacccaagagttctgaaggaactaactgtagtctgtaacctatcatttaaatcagcttctgcaccagatgacgggagggtagctaatgtgacgccaatttttaaaaagggctccagaggtgatcccggcaattacaggcctgtaagcctgacttcagtaccaggcaaactgctTGAAACTATAATGatgaacaatattgtcagacacatagatgaacataatttgttgaggaagagtcaatatTGTTTATATAAAGGgcaatcatgccttaccaatctactagaattctttgagggggtcaacaagcatgtggaccaaggggatccagtggacatagtgtacttagattttcagaaagcttttgaataGGCCCCTTAACAAAGGCTCTTACTCAAAGTAAGCcttcatgggataagagggaaggagctctcatggattggtaactggttaaaagatagggaacaaagggtaggtataaatggtcagttttcaaaatggagagaggtaaacagtggtgtcccccagggatatGTTCTGGGacaatcctattcaacatatgcgtaaatgatctggaaaaaggggtaaacagtgaagtggcaaaatttgcagatgatacaaaattactaaagatagttaagacccaggcagactgtgaagagctgcataaggatctcacaaaactgggtgactgggcagatgaaatttaatgttgataaatacaaagtaatgcacactggaaagcataatcccaacaatcccaacattagctgttaccactcaagaaagagatcttggagtcattgtggatagttctctgaaaacatccactcgatgtgcagcagcagtcaaaaaagtgaacagaatgcaaAGAATAATTAAGAGAgggataataggacagaaaatatcatgctgcctctatataaatccatggtatacccacatcttgaatactgtgtacagatgtggtcgccccatctcaaaaaagctatattggacttggaaaaggttcataaaagggcaacaaaaatgattaggagcatggaacggcttccgtatgaggcgagattaataagactgggacttttcagcttggaaaagagacgactaaggggagagATGATTGAGGTCTATTAATCATGACTGGTggagagaaagtagataaggaagtgttgtttactactcataacacaagaactaggggtcaccaagtgaaattaatagacagcaggtttaaaacaaacaacaggaagtatttcttcacaaaacgcacagtcaacctgtggaactccttgccagaggatgttgtgaaggccaagaccataaccgggttcaaaaaagaactagataaattcatggaggataggtccatcaatggctattagccaggatgggaaggaatagtgtccctagcctctgtttgccaaaagctggaatgagtgactggggatggatcacttggtgattccctgttttgttcattcttctggggcacctggcactggccactgtcggaagacaggatactgggctagatggaccattggtctgacccagtagggccgttcttatgttaataCTAATAATATTGTCAGGATACTGGGGCTGAGATACCACAGGCATGGGGGCATTATGAAGACAGACTGATCTGCTCTGCAAACCAGGCATTCATTCTGTAGCCATTATAACGTGCCAGAAATATTCTAACACAGAAAGGCGGCAtccctcccttcacagctctgCGATCCCCgcactgcccagccccagcaTGACAGGAGAGAGACGAAGCCCAGAAGGGAATCTCTCCTACACAGATTTCATCCTGCTTGGATTCCCTGGACTGCAGGAGTTTCACTCTCTCCTCTTCATTCCATTCTTCTGCCTTTACCTGGTGAATGTGGTGGCAAATTGCACGGTTATCTACATCATTTGGGTGGAGGAGAGCCTGCACTCCCCCATGTACCTGATGATCTCGCTTCTCTCTGCCGTGGGGCTCTGCAGCACCAACGCCATCATGCCCCAGATGTTGCTGGGCTTCTTGTTCCATTCCAGCCGTGTCTCCCTGCCCGGCTGCCTGGCCCAGATGTTTTTTATCTACCTGATAATCATAATGGACTCCTCTGTTCTGCTGATGATGGCTCTGGACAGGTACGTCGCCATCTGCAAGCCACTGCACTACGTGAACATCATGTCCAAGGGCCTGCTGGTGACGCTGACCCTCGCTGCCCTGATCCGCGGCATCTCTGTGGTCTGCCCCATGGTCATTCTAGCCTCCAGGCTGCCTTTCTGCCAGTCCAACATCATCCAGCATTTCGCATGTGAGCACATGGCTCTGGTGAGTTTGGCCTGCAGAAGCACATCCCACAACAGCATCTTGGGCATGGTGGTGGGAGCCGTCATCATTATCTTCGATACCGTCTGTATCCTGGCCTCCTACACCTCCATTGTCCACACGGCCCTGCAAATCGCCTCAGGCAGCCTACGGCATAAAGCCTTCCACACCTGTAGCACCCAGCTGCTAGTGATGTTCTTCATGTACTCTTCCAGCCTCTTCTCCTCCATCGTGTATCGGTCTGGCCAGGCCATCTCGCAGGACATGCATAATCTGCTGAGCGCCATCTACCTGCTGCTCCCATCCACCATCAACCCCATCATTTACGGTGTGAGGACGAAGGAGATCAAGCAGCGTGTCCTGAGGTCCTTTGGGAGAAGGCAAATCGTTGGTGCTGAGCCACACGAGGCTTTCCCTGCTCAGGATGACAAGGGTCTGCCCTCCATTGCCAAGAAAGAGGACATAGGAACTGCCGCAGAGGGCATTGGAGGATAGACGTGTAACTGGTAATAGAGGGATCATTCCCCTGCAGCAGCTGCGCACCTTCAACTCCCCGTGACCgtgctgggagctggaggcaCTCAGCGCCTTGCACGGTTGGGACCTTCAGAGCGGACAGACCATACATCCAATCACAGCAGCCCAGTGACATGGACGCTCTGGGACCGTGTAAGCTGAGCGCCCAATAATCTCAAGACCCCACCCTGGAACCAGCACACCGTTCTTTAGTGTGTGCCGTCACTGTCTGCAAGGCCCTGGAGCAGCTCTGcttgttattttatttatacagCAGTCAACATTTGCTGGGGGCTTTACAAACAGCACGTGGCTGAGACCCAAGGCCCAGAGAGCCGCCATGCCAATTAATTAAATGTAGAATAGGATCATCTTCAACGGTAAGGCGCAGACAGGTTCCTAGCAATTCCCTTTTCGGTTTACAATGTTTGAGGAGATGAGGCAGAAGAGACAGCCGGATGCACCGGATCTCATCCCAGGCCACTGCTGTGAACGGCATTTAAAAAGCTTTCACTGAAACACCACGTTGCCTGAAATAACTGTGGaagtggaaaaagggataaagggaATTTCGACGCAGACATCTTAGTTTTCTTAGGAATAGAGCAAGGATCAGGCCAACTCTAACTCTAATAACGTGAGACTTTAAGGCAGGGCCTGGGCGAGTGGGAAAAACTGTAAGAGATGCTGTTTTGACCTTGTGTTAGATAAGAATGGAACGCAGACTGTAGCAGGAACTGCGGAGAAAAGTAAGATATcaggaaggaatatgtataaacaagacGCGGCTGTTGATCATTATTGTATGCAACgaaaggtataaatgcttgccctaattgtttatctagcaaagATCTGCCCAAGGACCGGGGACCCCCTGTCCAACCGCAGTCTTCCCTTCCAATGGCGCGTAATAAAGTGTCTCTGACTTGTTGCTGACAAACGCAGAGTGAggacttgttttcttccacataactggaaacagtcagggttgGTTCTTCCCCCTTGCATTCTGCACCCCGCAGCTCCCGAGGAGAGGGACCATGCCCTCTTGCCGGAGCAGGCTTTAGGACTCTGTAAAACCACGCTTGACGTGTTGGCTGAAAGCAGAACTGCGACTATGCAGCCTGTCAGTCTCAATGCAGCAGGGGCCTAGACCGTGGGCTGCATAATCCCGCGTTTTAAAAGGCCTTCCAACGTCCTAAGGGTGGGAATAAGAGAGTGTTTCATATGTCAAGAGTCAAACCAGTATGTCGAGAGTGTTCTGGGTAACCAGGAGCTGTATTACCTCCTTTGCATTTGACTGGGGTTGTATTTCATTTCCTTCTAGGCCGCTCTGGTGGAGGTAATAGGAGAGCACTCCCTTTTTCCAGGTCCAGTACATCAGTGCTCGGTGTCAATAAATTAGCCGCCTCCACTATTCAGAATTGCAAGAAGCCCTGCTTGCCCCCGGAAGCTACGCTAGGGAGGAAACTGGTACAGCGTCTGTATAGCACCCACCACACGTTTAAAGTTGGGGCCCCAACTTTATGCAGCACTGTTAGGTTTTAACTTAAATGGTGGGGGAAGATATTCTGCTTAATTAAGAGACACTGGGAAGTCATGGTCTTCTCTTTGGGGTCACTCTCCTCTTCCATAAGGAGCAAGGATGAGTTTTGTGCAGGGAGGGTGGGGATTTTCCTATTTCCTGTCGGCCACTtcttgactctctctctctctataaagGGCTCTCCGCATCTTTTACTGCAAGAAccaaggacattttaaaaatgcaaagctAGTTTAAAGGGAAAAGAATCCTTGGAAAAAAGACCAGCTCTCTCTTCCACAGCTGCTTTGGGGCTAGCAGCGGTACCGGTCAGCACCTATTCCATCCCCgtttcaaaaataaatttaatatacAGTCCTCAAATAAAGGACATATCAGctattaaactgataagaacagcTATAACTTAAAACATAATGTGTGTGTACTCCACGATCCAAGAGACACAGACAAGGCTTTCATCTCGGGGCCAAAAGACCAAAAACATCAAGACACTTGATCACGGACTTTGGTAGGCCAAGAgcactgtgggtttttttgtcagtaaattaaGGAGCATCAGCTCAAAGAGATACACACGCAATGGCAGCTTTTCAGGAGCTGTAAGTGGTGCCTAGGCCTTGCACTGAGACAGGGTGGACTTCACTCTGTTTTCACAGATGCAGACCCAAGCATGATTTACACATCCTCTGACCACAAATGGCTGGCACCCTGCATGGAAGTAACCAGATACACATCCAACAGCCTATTTACACACTTGTTGCAATCAAGCTAAGTGCACGTATGTCACACACTTGGATTTTTGCACACCTAATTGCATACCTGAGTAGATGCAAAAGTGAGGCCCGAGCAGCGGTTTGTTTGCAGCATCCCAACCCGTGCCTCAGCAAGTCATGTATCCGTTAGCTCCGCTGCCTCATGTCAAAGCCCAGAGCAGGTGTGGCCAGGGAGTTGTCCTGCATAGGGACAGCGCTATCGGCATACTTAGTATTTACATGGCACCAGATAACAGATTAGAAATAACGTGcacattttcaacagtgaggACAATTATCCATTGGAACCATTTACCACGAGATGAGGTGGAGTCTCCCTCATTTGCGGTCTCTATGTTAAGACAGATGCCTTTCTAACAGAGCTGTGATAGTTCAAGCACAAATAATGGGTTTGACTGAAAAATTACAGGACGAGATTATCTGGGCCCATGTTATGAAAGCAGTGAAACTAAGtgagcacaatggtcccttctggcctccaGATGATGAAAGCTCTGACTGTATGTGCTCAGAAGAACTTAATCTAAATTAAGCAACAGGAGaacagaggggaagggggcagggggatagGTCAAAGGCACAGATATAGGAAATGACAGCACCACAGTGGCTTCATGAAATCAGATTGACTCAACAGGGGGGTCTGGACAACACTGCTGTTTCCATTAGACTTTATGGATCTTCCTTGATGCTTAACTCCAAACCTCTCGCCAGCAGAGCAGAACATGGGAGTTAAGAAGCACTGAGAGGAAGGGtgggccagtggttagggcatgcaCTTAGGACTCCCAAGACCCAGGCTCAATTCCCTGCTCAGCCACATTCTTCTTAAGTGACCCTGGGCACATCACTTagcctctgtgccttagttctccATCCGTACAatgggataacagcactgcctacctcccaggggtgctCTGAGGAGAAATACATTACAGATTGGGAGGCACTCAGATTCTAGGCTGTCGTGGCCATAGAAGCACCCTGGGAGATGACTAACATGACGTTTAGAAAAGTTGAGAGTAAAAATAAACCCCCTCAAGTTTACAACAGAAAGCTCACCAGGGAACAGCCATCTCCTTGGACCTGCAGCCGCAGCAGCCATAAGGGAAAGAGCTGCAGGTTTAAATGCCCATCAGCCTGGGGGAGCGTGGCCGGTGATAAGATGGCGGGTATGAGCAGAGGCTTGTTGGGGTGCATGGAATTTAGGAGACAGCGAACACGGGGTCAGGCAGGTAGATTGCAGAGGCTGGGTCAGGCTCAAGGTGGCAGTGGAGCACGCTGAGAATGAATCAGTAGCTCTCagtcccccacactgccccactaGTCAGTGGAAGCGCTGCTGGTGAGGATGTGCTCCACCAACAGGAGGGTCatgtggacatcagccaccacAGTAAATGATGCAGTGGCTACAAGTCAACTTAACATAGGTTGACTTATCTTTGTAACGTTGATATAGccttagtgtctagcaaagttatgaatttaagctcgcCGCTTGTCTTCGGAaggtgctgtgcaggtttccATTAAGGATGAGGACAAACAGGTCAGATATAGAGAATGAcagctttgtgaaaagtgttccccCACAGGTGAGATGGCGTGACAGGACAAGTGCtgacaggccacttcaccttgaacagTCCCCTgaaatgtgctaactacttaacctaaatctgttccaccttatattCAGCTGTGACCaagcacatttcccagacctgaagagctctgtgtcagctcacAAGCGTGTCTCTCTCGCCAGCAAAAGCTG is a genomic window of Lepidochelys kempii isolate rLepKem1 chromosome 1, rLepKem1.hap2, whole genome shotgun sequence containing:
- the LOC140907160 gene encoding olfactory receptor 52K1-like is translated as MTGERRSPEGNLSYTDFILLGFPGLQEFHSLLFIPFFCLYLVNVVANCTVIYIIWVEESLHSPMYLMISLLSAVGLCSTNAIMPQMLLGFLFHSSRVSLPGCLAQMFFIYLIIIMDSSVLLMMALDRYVAICKPLHYVNIMSKGLLVTLTLAALIRGISVVCPMVILASRLPFCQSNIIQHFACEHMALVSLACRSTSHNSILGMVVGAVIIIFDTVCILASYTSIVHTALQIASGSLRHKAFHTCSTQLLVMFFMYSSSLFSSIVYRSGQAISQDMHNLLSAIYLLLPSTINPIIYGVRTKEIKQRVLRSFGRRQIVGAEPHEAFPAQDDKGLPSIAKKEDIGTAAEGIGG